GGCACCGCCAGCAGCAGACCTAACAACTCTCCAAGGCCGTAGAGGTCTCCAGCCTTCGCTCCCAGGGGCAGGGCAATCAGCAGCCAGGCCGGCTGCAAGCCCACGATGCTTCCCATCAAACGCGGCTGAATGACCTGGTCAACGATCTGACCGACCACGATCGCAGCCACCAGAGTCTCTAGGCCTGTACTGGGATCCTGAAAAGCGAGCAACCCGCTCACGGCGACGATTGTCAAAGCACTGGCGTAGGGGATCAGGGTTGTGAATCCGATCAGCACGGCGAACAGCACGCCATAGGGGATCTTGAGAAGGGTGAACACCACGATCTGACCCAAGGCCAGGATCAGCGCCAGCAGCACCTGCCCGCCGAAGTAGCCACGAAAGGTGCGAGCCAGGGTGCTGGTCACCAACGAACGCCAGGCATCCGGAAGCCAGCGGGCCAGACCCTTCGTGATCGATTCACCTCCGATCAGGAAGAACACCGCCAACACCAGCACGATCACCGTGTTGATCGTGGTGCCGAGTGTGGCCCCGAGAATGCTGAGCAAGCTCTGGCTGAGCTGGCTGGCCACGGAGCTTGCACGGGAGAGCAGATCACTGCTGAGATCACCAAACTCCGTGGGCAGACCACGGATTGCGGCCCACTCCTGGAGACGGTTCACCCACTCCTGGGCCGCCAAGAGCAATCCAGGCAGAGCATTGATCAACTGGCCAAGCTGCTCAATCAGCAGCGGCACCAGGGTCAGCGCAGCGAAGACCAATGCCCCGATCGTGGCGAGAGTGACAAGCACGATCGCCACCCAGCGGCGCATCCCTCGACCGGTGAGCCAGCGGCAGGGAATATCCAGCAGAAACGCAATCAGCGCGGCGGTGAGAAACAGTCCTGGGAAGGGAGCCAGTGGCAGGAGGAGCTGACGGATCACAAACAGGTTGAGGGTCAGCAACGGCAGCACCAATCCCCAGCGAATCCAGGCTGGCCAAGACGTCATGGCTTGAAGGAGGTGCAGATCAAAAGGAGCTCAGCTTGAAAACGGCACTCACCTCATGGCACCAAACATGCCGGCTGGCGGCAATAGCGAAGGTCGGCAATGGCCGGGGATCAAGTCATTCGCCCGAGATAGTCACAACTGCCCAGATCCTTCAGTCGGGCGTCCTTCTCAACGACCGTGTCATGAAGCTGCTGGCGGTAGGCCTCCAGACGTTCCGCCAGCGCACCACCCTCGACGGCAAGGATCTGTGCAGCCAGCAAGCCTGCATTCAGACCTCCGCCGATCGCCACCGTGGCCACGGGAATACCACCGGGCATCTGCACGATCGAATGCAATGAGTCGACGCCTGACAGTGCTTTGCTCTGCACCGGTACGCCAATCACAGGCAAGGTGGTCAGTGCGGCCACCATTCCAGGCAAATGAGCTGCGCCACCGGCACCGGCCACAATCACGGCCAGCCCACGCTGGCGAGCCTGCTGGGCGAAGCTGACCATCTCCAAAGGCGTGCGGTGCGCCGAGAGTACGCGTACCTCCACCGCCACCCCCAGCTGTTCCAGCACCTCGACGGCAGGGTGGAGGCTGGGGAGGTCGGAATCACTGCCCATGATGACGGCAACCCTGGGCACCGAACCTGGATCAATGGTGGGGGATGGCAACTCGGCCACAGGCAAGAACCGGAAGGACAGCGAGACTGCCATCGTCCCGCACCGGCCTGAGCCGGCCCAACCGCATGCGTCGGATCACCGATGTGCGTTTGCCCCAGCGACCCGGAAACCACGACCCTGCAGGTCTGTCCTGGCTCAGCCTGGATGATCGCAATCTGATCATCGCCGCTGGTCCGATGCCGGCCGGTGGGGCGATGGCCGGGGAAAGCTGGCATGGAGACAGGCTTAGTCGTCGGGGGATCGATCTGCAGATCAATGGGGGACTGGGCCTGGCCTTCACGGAGCTCACGCAACAGGATTTGCCGAAACTCCTGGAGTTGCTGGAGCTGCTTTGGCGCGATGGGGTCGAAGCGATCGCTCCAACCCTGGTCACCTGTGCTGTGGCCCCGCTACGCCAATCCCTGTCCGTACTCCGGCAGGCCCGTGACCGGCATCAAGCGGGCCGCTGCCAGCTGCTGGGAGCACACCTTGAGGGCCCGTTCCTTGCGGAAGCACGGCGGGGTGCACACCCGTTGGAGCACATCGCTGCCCCCAGCGTCGCGGCCCTAAAGACACGGATCGACGGATTTGAAACCGACATCAGCCTGATCACCCTGGCGCCGGAGCAACCGGGTGCTCAGGCGTTGATCAACGAACTCAAAGGGCTCGGCATCCATGTGGCTCTGGGTCACAGCACTGCAGATGCCGATCAGGCAGCCCTGGCGTTCCGACAGGGCGTCGAGATGATCACGCACGCTTTCAATGCCATGCCGGGACTGCACCACCGCGCTCCTGGGCCCTTGGGAGAAGCCTGCCGTCGCGGCGACATTGCGCTTGGGCTGATTGCCGACGGAGTGCATGTGCATCCCACCACTGCGGTGTTGTTGCAGAAGATGGCGGGGGATCAGCTGGTGCTGGTGAGTGATGCCCTGGCGCCCTACGGGCTGGCGGAGGGTGAACATCGCTGGGATGAGCGAGTGCTCTTGGTGAACAACGGAACCTGCCGACTAGAGGACGGCACCTTGGCCGGTGTGACCCTGCCGTTGCTCGAAGGCACCTGCCGTCTAGCCAGCTGGAGCGGTGATGCGGATGGTGCGATCTGGGCCTCCACCATGGCTCCCAGAGAAGTGCTGGCGGAACGCCTTGAAGACCCCTTGTTGATTGGAGATGGACTGGACGATCTGCTGCGCTGGGAATGGAACGAATCAGAACGAAAGCTGGCCTGGCGGCAGGCTGCTTAAGATTCCGCCGCTGCGAGTGAATTGATGGCCCCCGAGCAACTGCTGAATGACAAGCAGGCCGAGAAACAGGAAGTGAAGGGCTATTTCGAGACGACGGGATTCGATCGTTGGAACCGTATCTACAGCGATAGCGATGACGTCAATAAGGTCCAGCGCAATATCAGGATCGGACACCAGAAAACTGTTGATGAAGTCCTGGCCTGGATCGAGGAGAGTGGGCAGTTCAACAATGTGAGTTTCTGCGATGCCGGTTGCGGCGTCGGCAGTTTGAGCCTCCCCCTGGCGCGCATGGGAGCCGGCTTCATCAATGCCAGCGACATCTCTGAAGCCATGACCAAGGAAGCTGAGCGCCGGGCGCGTGATGCGGGCCTAGACATGGCCAAGCTCAATTTCGCCGCCAGTGATCTGGAAAGTCTCAGCGGCTCATTCCACACCGTGTGCTGCCTGGATGTGTTCATTCACTACCCCCAGGAAGCTGCTGAAGAGATGGTGCGGCACCTCTGCTCTCTCAGCGAACAACGCCTGATCGTGAGCTTCGCGCCCTACACGCCGCTCCTGGCAGCACTGAAAGGTATCGGCCAGTTATTCCCAGGCCCCAGCAAAACCACCCGCGCCTACACCCTCAAGGAGAAAGGGATTGTGGCGGCCGCGGAAGCCTGCGGCTTCAAACCCGTGCGACGCAGCCTCAACAAAGCGCCGTTCTACTTCTCCAGGCTGATCGAATTTCACAAGTCCTGAACAGCACCTCGAAAAGACCAGGGCTCAGGATCCGTCAGGACCCGAACTGACTGTGCAACTTGAGCAGCGCGTAGGGAGGGGTATCACTGACAAAGTCAGCAGACCCCACAGTGCCGCTGAAAGCGCCGCCCTGACCGATCAGGGTCGCCCCGTGATTGCTAGGGAACAAATCTCCGAGCGAGAGAGTCAATGTCCCTGATTCCAGGCTTGGTGTCACAGCGGCGCTGGACTGAAGCGAGCCAAGAGAACGGGTCTGGATATTGCCGTCCTTGAAGGTGAGGGTTCCCTGGGCATGGGTGAGGAACACGGTTTCGCCTTTGAGGACTCGTCGTTCAACCACCTGTTCAAGCCCATAGAAGGAACCATTCGCCTGTTCACACCCCTGCACTGCTCCGCCCAGCCGGGCCACGGCAAGTCGGTAGCTGACCGAATCACCCACCGACAGGACCGAATCACGATTGGCATCAATGAAGGTGCCTGATTCCACATTGCAGAACAGCACCTTGAGTTTTATGGCCTGCCGCTGATCGCCCCCAGAACCGCCGGTGGAACAGCCCGCGAGCAGACACAGCAGCGAGCCAACAACAACCGCGGAGACCGACCTGGGCATGGCATCAACCTCTGAACTCACTCGATGCTGACAAGTCTTGGCGAGTTTGAGCAGCATCAGAACGTTGATGGCGGCTCACAGCTGACATGCAGATCATCCAGCTGCAGACGCCAGGCATGGAGCCGATAGCCCCCGTCTCCCGGAGTGGCGACATCACTGATGCGCTGATTGTTCAGGTAGAGCGGATCACCAAGCAGGGGAGACCCCAGTTGCGCGAGATGGATGCGGATCTGATGAGGGCGACCCGTTGTGATCGCAACCTGCAGACGATCTCCCTGGGGACAGCGTTCCAGCAGCGTCAATTCGCTGTGGGCTTTCAGACGTCGCCGGATTAACCCATCCGCTGGGGGCAACGGTCCCCAGACCCAGCCCAGCAAGGGATGGGGCCGCTCGACCACATCCGTATTCACCGCAAGAGGCCTCCCGAACTCAAGCCCTGCGACACGCTGGGACCAGGCCTGATAGAGCTTTCGGGTTCCTGAGGACGGCTTAAAAGCTCGCGAAAGAGCGGCTCTGGTGGTGGGCTGGCGTGCACACACCTGCAATCCGGAGGTGAAGCGACCGAGGCGATGCACGGGTTTGGCAACCAGGGGGTCACCCAGCTGGCGACTGCGCTGATCCAAAAGAGTGGAGAGCGTGTGCTGCAGAAAGCCGCCACCGGGCATCACCGGCAGTCCGGACGGTTTGTTGATCACCAGCAGATCCCCGTCGTCATGCACAACCGACCAGATGTCGGGGATGGCCGGCTCGATCCATGGAGGACGGTGCCAGAGCAGTTCTGCCTGATCCGGCAGCGGTTGATCCTTGAGCAGAAGCGTTCCGTTGAGTTGGAGTTCACCAGCAGCGATTCGGCGAAGCCAGACGTCTTTGAAGGAGTGGCCGTAACGCTGAGCCATCAGCTCGCTGATCAGCGTGCCTTGATCGTCAGAGTGCGTGATGTCCCTGTACGTCCATCCCTGATTGAGTGCGGCTGGACGCCAACCTTCAGGCAAAGGCTCTGCCTGTTGGCCTGTCACTCCACCAAACGATGCTGCAAGGCGTAACGCACCAGCTCCGTTCGGCTGGAAGTGCCGGTTTTGATGAACAACCTGCTCACGTACTTCTCGACATTTCGGATTGATGTCTCCAGCTGACGAGCGATTTCCTTGTTCATCAATCCTTCCGCCACCAGTTGCAGAACACTGGATTCCCTTGGCGTGAAATTGTGCTGCACAGGGTCGCTGGATGGCAGTGCCTCCGCCTGAGCGAGCAGAGAGCGAATCTCCGTGATCTGTTTGGCCATCTGGCCCATGTCGGCATCAGCGAAGCGGGCTGCTTCCTGCAACAGTCGCTGCTGACGCTGAGCCACGTTGGTCACGCGCGCGACCAGCTCATCCGGGTCAAAGGGTTTGGGGATGTAATCGTCAACACCCGCCAGATAGCCCTGGGTGCGATCCGCCGTCATGCCCTTGGCAGTAAGAAAGATCACGGGTGTGCCGCCCAGACGCTCATCAGATCTGAGCTTGTTGAGCAGCCCATAACCATCGAGCCGGGGCATCATCACGTCGCTAATCACCACGTCAGGCAGCATCTGCTGCGCCTTGGCGAAACCATCCTCACCATCCACAGCCGTGGTGACATCAAATCCCTCATCCTCGAGGTAGGCCTGCACTGCTGAACGCAGCCCAGGTTCATCATCGACCAACAGCAGTCTCACCGTTGGCTGTTCGGACGGTGTGGGCTGTTCAGGCTGAGGGGCCTGGGAGGGTTGTTCGGGCTGGGAGGTTGTCAAGGCCTGACCTCATCTGGCCGGAATCTAGGGGCGTTAGGGCGCTGGCAACCGCAACACTTCCTGGGATTCGATCAGCTCAGTGGAATAACCGAGCTCTCTGGCCTTGTCCGCGAGACCGGCGGGATCTTGACCAGCAAGGTCGGGATGACAGGCCGCCCACCACACCAGATGGTCTTCGCGGGTGGACGCATGCCAAGGCCCCCCTGGATTGAGTTTGCGCACATAGATGGCTTCGGTGTCCCGTGTGACCCGCAGCGGCTCCTCTCGACTGCAGTTCACCGACTCGCTGGGAATCACCAGATTGTCGGCGGATTCCTGCCACAGCTTGAACCTGCGTATCTCAGGATCAGCAGGATCTCCCGAGACCGCAAAGATCCCCAGGGC
This genomic window from Synechococcus sp. MIT S9220 contains:
- a CDS encoding AI-2E family transporter; amino-acid sequence: MTSWPAWIRWGLVLPLLTLNLFVIRQLLLPLAPFPGLFLTAALIAFLLDIPCRWLTGRGMRRWVAIVLVTLATIGALVFAALTLVPLLIEQLGQLINALPGLLLAAQEWVNRLQEWAAIRGLPTEFGDLSSDLLSRASSVASQLSQSLLSILGATLGTTINTVIVLVLAVFFLIGGESITKGLARWLPDAWRSLVTSTLARTFRGYFGGQVLLALILALGQIVVFTLLKIPYGVLFAVLIGFTTLIPYASALTIVAVSGLLAFQDPSTGLETLVAAIVVGQIVDQVIQPRLMGSIVGLQPAWLLIALPLGAKAGDLYGLGELLGLLLAVPVASCLKTFVDAWAERQGIHAVVSNAVVSEVSAGQE
- the purE gene encoding 5-(carboxyamino)imidazole ribonucleotide mutase; this encodes MAVSLSFRFLPVAELPSPTIDPGSVPRVAVIMGSDSDLPSLHPAVEVLEQLGVAVEVRVLSAHRTPLEMVSFAQQARQRGLAVIVAGAGGAAHLPGMVAALTTLPVIGVPVQSKALSGVDSLHSIVQMPGGIPVATVAIGGGLNAGLLAAQILAVEGGALAERLEAYRQQLHDTVVEKDARLKDLGSCDYLGRMT
- a CDS encoding N-acetylglucosamine-6-phosphate deacetylase; its protein translation is MRRITDVRLPQRPGNHDPAGLSWLSLDDRNLIIAAGPMPAGGAMAGESWHGDRLSRRGIDLQINGGLGLAFTELTQQDLPKLLELLELLWRDGVEAIAPTLVTCAVAPLRQSLSVLRQARDRHQAGRCQLLGAHLEGPFLAEARRGAHPLEHIAAPSVAALKTRIDGFETDISLITLAPEQPGAQALINELKGLGIHVALGHSTADADQAALAFRQGVEMITHAFNAMPGLHHRAPGPLGEACRRGDIALGLIADGVHVHPTTAVLLQKMAGDQLVLVSDALAPYGLAEGEHRWDERVLLVNNGTCRLEDGTLAGVTLPLLEGTCRLASWSGDADGAIWASTMAPREVLAERLEDPLLIGDGLDDLLRWEWNESERKLAWRQAA
- the bchM gene encoding magnesium protoporphyrin IX methyltransferase, with the translated sequence MAPEQLLNDKQAEKQEVKGYFETTGFDRWNRIYSDSDDVNKVQRNIRIGHQKTVDEVLAWIEESGQFNNVSFCDAGCGVGSLSLPLARMGAGFINASDISEAMTKEAERRARDAGLDMAKLNFAASDLESLSGSFHTVCCLDVFIHYPQEAAEEMVRHLCSLSEQRLIVSFAPYTPLLAALKGIGQLFPGPSKTTRAYTLKEKGIVAAAEACGFKPVRRSLNKAPFYFSRLIEFHKS
- a CDS encoding RNA pseudouridine synthase — encoded protein: MTGQQAEPLPEGWRPAALNQGWTYRDITHSDDQGTLISELMAQRYGHSFKDVWLRRIAAGELQLNGTLLLKDQPLPDQAELLWHRPPWIEPAIPDIWSVVHDDGDLLVINKPSGLPVMPGGGFLQHTLSTLLDQRSRQLGDPLVAKPVHRLGRFTSGLQVCARQPTTRAALSRAFKPSSGTRKLYQAWSQRVAGLEFGRPLAVNTDVVERPHPLLGWVWGPLPPADGLIRRRLKAHSELTLLERCPQGDRLQVAITTGRPHQIRIHLAQLGSPLLGDPLYLNNQRISDVATPGDGGYRLHAWRLQLDDLHVSCEPPSTF
- a CDS encoding response regulator transcription factor, which codes for MRLLLVDDEPGLRSAVQAYLEDEGFDVTTAVDGEDGFAKAQQMLPDVVISDVMMPRLDGYGLLNKLRSDERLGGTPVIFLTAKGMTADRTQGYLAGVDDYIPKPFDPDELVARVTNVAQRQQRLLQEAARFADADMGQMAKQITEIRSLLAQAEALPSSDPVQHNFTPRESSVLQLVAEGLMNKEIARQLETSIRNVEKYVSRLFIKTGTSSRTELVRYALQHRLVE